From the Purpureocillium takamizusanense chromosome 6, complete sequence genome, one window contains:
- a CDS encoding uncharacterized protein (SECRETED:SignalP(1-22~SECRETED:cutsite=TLA-ER~SECRETED:prob=0.5497)), which translates to MNPVAALLVALAAAVSASPTLAERARDKCPQVIEDACFERAEKCQEEKGDFSCPFVAAEFCPCFDTYKICMKSYKCSY; encoded by the exons ATGAatcccgtcgccgctctcctcgttgccttggctgccgccgtgtcgGCCAGCCCGACGCTGGCCGAACGGGCGAGAGATAAATGCCCCCAAGTCATCGAAGACGCCTGCTTTGAGAGG GCTGAAAAGTGCCAAGAGGAGAAAGGGGACTTCTCGTGCCCATTCGTTGCCGCTGAATTCTGCCCCTGCTTCGAT ACATACAAGATTTGCATG
- a CDS encoding uncharacterized protein (COG:S~EggNog:ENOG503P1P4), which produces MSRVLLSSPLRLTALTTTTIISAAARHDVPGIAMGILNSSPLRLFSSSTNKPQAKSPQQRPSEGGGPRLVSYTSNPVPIPDDFLTSSSSSPPPAAAAVSSHPIDFAASPLPELAGRIAIILRDVLSPAECARLISLAEASVPLRDDTDNDNSGGDGDGVKASSAAWRPALVNLGNGLEAPAPNYRVSDRIVWDQQDLADRIWRRCLQADDGLRRTLARVPAGWRDDGKGEWRLKGINRRMRFLRYGPGQYFKPHCDGPYWYFEEEEEEDGGGGGRREVRTMYTVHLYLNDSAAESPTGEGHVGGATAFLSRDRKRRLDVNPKAGSVLIFQHEGLLHEGARVDSGLKYTVRMDLLYRWEPEQTESSSPA; this is translated from the coding sequence ATGTCCCGCGTCCTGCTCTCCTCTCCGCTCCGATTAAccgccctcaccaccaccaccatcatctcggcggcggcgcgtcacGACGTTcccggcatcgccatgggcatCCTCAactcctcccccctccggcTCTTCTCGAGCTCGACAAACAAGCCGCAAGCCAAGAGCCCCCAGCAACGGCCaagcgaaggcggcggccccaggcTCGTGTCCTACACGTCCAACCCCGTCCCCATTCCCGACGACTTCCtcacctcctcctcttcttctcctccgcctgccgcagccgccgtgtcctcccatcccatcgacttcgccgcctcgcccctccccgagctcgccggccgcatcgccatTATCCTGCGCGACGTCCTCTCCCCCGCCGAGTGCGCCCGGCTCATATCCCTCGCTGAGGCGTCCGTCCCTctgcgcgacgacaccgacaacgacaacagtggcggcgacggcgacggcgtcaaggcctcctccgccgcctggcgccccgccctcgtcaacctcggcAACGGGCTCGAGGCCCCCGCCCCAAACTACCGCGTCAGCGACCGCATCGTCTGGGACCAGCAGGACCTCGCCGACAGGAtatggcgccgctgcctccaggccgacgacgggctgcggcggacgCTCGCCCGGGTCCCCGCCGGgtggcgcgacgacggcaagggcgagTGGAGGCTCAAGGGCATCAACAGGCGCATGCGCTTCCTCCGCTACGGGCCCGGCCAGTACTTCAAGCCGCACTGCGACGGGCCGTACTGGTACtttgaggaggaggaggaggaggacggaggaggaggcggtcgtCGCGAGGTGCGCACCATGTATACCGTGCATTTGTACCTCAACGATTCGGCCGCCGAGTCGCCCACGGGCGAGGGTCACGTCGGCGGGGCCACCGCGTTCCTCTCGCGCGATAGAAAGCGCAGGCTCGACGTCAATCCCAAGGCGGGAAGCGTCTTGATATTCCAGCACGAGGGGCTGCTGCACGAGGGCGCGAGAGTGGACAGCGGCCTCAAGTACACGGTCAGGATGGATCTGCTGTATAGGTGGGAGCCCGAGCAGACCGAGTCCAGCAGCCCGGCATAG